In the Wyeomyia smithii strain HCP4-BCI-WySm-NY-G18 chromosome 2, ASM2978416v1, whole genome shotgun sequence genome, one interval contains:
- the LOC129722987 gene encoding elongation of very long chain fatty acids protein 7-like: MLVLRYLASFYNYVNYEVSDPRVSNWFLMETPWPGLALLGFYLMFVLKWGPKWMENRKPVKIDLIIRVYNLVQVFICLFLFVEGWRLGYMRDYNVLCQPVNYSYDEGPLAIARRCHIYFLVKVMDLLDTVFFVLRKKQNQVSFLHVYHHTGMVMLSWSGVKWFPGGHAVFMGFLNSFVHVVMYYYYFLTSVSPKYKGNVWWKKHITQLQIIQFGLIFLQWFALIFQPNCTFPKWPLFVLLPQNLFMFALFLDFYYQAYIKKKPVSKDAAQHTNESREKKSAHQSIHFEKAMINTHTD; this comes from the exons ATGTTGGTTCTACGGTATTTAGCGTCGTTCTATAACTATGTGAACTATGAAGTCAGCG ATCCTCGCGTGAGTAACTGGTTTTTGATGGAAACGCCATGGCCGGGTCTGGCACTGCTAGGATTTTATCTGATGTTCGTACTCAAATGGGGTCCAAAGTGGATGGAGAACCGAAAACCAGTGAAGATCGATCTGATCATCCGTGTGTACAATTTGGTTCAAGTCTTTATTTGCCTGTTTCTTTTTGTGGAG GGATGGCGGTTGGGATACATGCGAGACTACAATGTTCTCTGTCAACCGGTCAACTATTCCTATGATGAAGGGCCCCTAGCGATTGCCCGACGGTGTCACATATACTTTTTGGTTAAGGTGATGGACCTGCTCGATACAGTATTCTTCGTGTTACGGAAAAAACAGAATCAGGTTAGCTTTCTTCACGTGTACCACCACACGGGGATGGTGATGCTTTCTTGGAGCGGAGTCAAGTGGTTTCCAG gCGGTCACGCGGTATTCATGGGATTTCTCAACAGCTTCGTCCACGTTGTGATGTATTATTACTACTTCCTGACATCAGTTAGTCCCAAATATAAGGGGAATGTATGGTGGAAGAAACATATCACACAACTTCAAATT ATTCAATTCGGGCTCATCTTTCTGCAATGGTTTGCGCTTATCTTCCAGCCGAATTGTACATTCCCCAAATGGCCACTGTTTGTGCTGTTACCGCAAAACCTCTTCATGTTTGCACTATTTCTCGATTTTTACTATCAGGCATATATCAAAAAGAAACCAGTATCCAAGGATGCAGCACAGCACACAAACGAATCCCGTGAGAAGAAGAGCGCTCATCAATCAATACATTTTGAGAAAGCTATGATTAACACTCACACAGACTAG